A window of the Capricornis sumatraensis isolate serow.1 chromosome 9, serow.2, whole genome shotgun sequence genome harbors these coding sequences:
- the LOC138086461 gene encoding olfactory receptor 2T27-like, producing MNQKNDTSTDFILLGLFPWFRHPNLLILIIILIYTAAFTGNSILILLIWLDSHLHTPMYFLLSQLSLIDLAYISCTVPKMVTNYFTGKKNISYFSCATQLFFFLTLGLAECILLTLMAYDRYVAVCNPLRYTVLMNPNICLQMVAAAWIGGALAALVHTIYPMNFPICGSREINHYFCEMPAILRLSCMDISAYEMVKFVSTIVFLLIPFILILTSYTLIFLTVLRMNSRKGKNKALATCSSHMTVVSLYFGQAIFIYMTPTLAHTPEQDQIGTVLGTIVTPMLNPLIYSLRNKEVAGALRKCMGKCYS from the coding sequence ATGAATCAGAAGAATGATACCTCAACTGACTTCATCCTCCTGGGGCTCTTTCCCTGGTTCAGACATCCCAACCTCCTCATCCTCATTATCATCCTTATCTACACTGCTGCCTTTACTGGAAACTCCATACTAATCCTCCTTATCTGGCTGGACTCCCATCTTCATACTCCCATGTACTTCCTACTCAGTCAGCTCTCCCTCATTGACCTGGCTTACATTTCCTGCACAGTCCCCAAAATGGTCACCAACTATTTCACAGGAAAGAAGAACATTTCCTATTTTTCCTGTGCTACtcagctcttctttttcctcaCCCTTGGCCTTGCTGAATGCATCTTGCTGACTCTCATGGCTTATGACCGCTATGTGGCTGTCTGTAACCCCCTGCGGTACACAGTCCTCATGAACCCCAACATCTGTCTACAGATGGTTGCTGCAGCCTGGATTGGCGGAGCTCTTGCAGCCCTTGTACACACCATCTATCCCATGAACTTCCCCATCTGTGGTTCCAGAGAGATTAATCATTACTTCTGTGAGATGCCTGCCATCCTGAGATTGTCTTGTATGGACATATCAGCCTATGAGATGGTGAAATTTGTGTCAACCATTGTTTTTCTCCTGATCCCATTTATTCTCATTCTAACTTCCTACACTCTCATCTTCCTCACTGTTCTCAGGATGAACTCTCGCAAGGGCAAGAACAAAGCCCTGGCTACCTGCTCTTCCCACATGACAGTGGTGAGTCTCTACTTTGGTCAAGCTATCTTCATCTACATGACACCCACCTTAGCCCATACACCTGAACAAGACCAGATTGGAACTGTTCTTGGCACCATAGTGACCCCCATGCTCAACCCACTCATCTACAGCCTGAGGAATAAAGAAGTGGCGGGGGCTCTGAGGAAGTGCATGGGAAAGTGTTACAGTTGA